One Gloeobacter morelensis MG652769 DNA window includes the following coding sequences:
- the sppA gene encoding signal peptide peptidase SppA, with amino-acid sequence MSTLKIIGLWLGRILAVIGALAVVLAVVAVVGLLLLGRGPQIADNSVLEIKLAGDLPEKASEDPIAGLLGTPALTFKDALDNLKKAAKDPRIKGVVLRLDGNSLGWARVEELREAIAKFRQSGKFAVGYAEGISERGYYLALALDRLYLPPTGGFEMNGLVSSNSHLPGLLAKVGIGVQYFRYGKYKSVSGETFGQQAFSEPVKAMINFNLTEQYDTFVSAVAAARKIPAPEVRRLIDTNRPTAEWALANKLIDGIAYWDEVEADLKKRVGLAADKELEKVSASEYARVNLEDLDLNRGPNKIGYIVAEGLVVSGGSGLVNPLSGGPVQGSEPLIKALREAGQREEIKAVVMRVNSPGGAGLGCDLVRREVERLRAKKPVVVSMGDSAASGGYWIAMDASAIVAQPSTQTGSIGIFAVIPNVEQLNRDLTLTPEVFKRGARADALGGNRPLNPEEAKIFDQELLASYRRFVALAAKGRNTTVPQMEAVAQGRTWLGRKALELGLVDRLGGIDTAIALAAEKAKVAPDSVALERLEGEQSTLASLLGAEATRTALRSLGIEQTASRIAPPFSLDVLLSEHLYPLALPQRFE; translated from the coding sequence ATGAGCACCCTCAAAATCATCGGGCTCTGGCTGGGGCGCATCCTGGCGGTGATTGGCGCTCTCGCGGTGGTGCTGGCGGTCGTGGCCGTGGTGGGGTTGCTGCTGTTGGGCCGTGGGCCGCAGATTGCCGACAACTCGGTCCTCGAAATCAAACTTGCCGGCGATCTGCCGGAAAAAGCCTCCGAAGACCCTATTGCCGGGCTGTTGGGTACCCCTGCCCTGACTTTCAAAGATGCGCTCGACAACCTCAAAAAAGCGGCAAAAGACCCGCGCATCAAGGGGGTGGTGCTGCGCCTCGACGGCAATAGCCTGGGTTGGGCAAGGGTTGAAGAGTTGCGCGAGGCGATAGCCAAGTTTCGCCAATCCGGCAAATTCGCGGTGGGCTACGCCGAAGGAATAAGCGAGCGGGGGTACTACCTGGCGCTTGCCCTCGACCGCCTTTACCTGCCGCCCACGGGCGGCTTCGAGATGAACGGCCTGGTCAGTTCCAACTCCCACCTGCCGGGATTGCTCGCCAAAGTCGGCATCGGCGTGCAGTACTTTCGCTACGGCAAGTACAAATCCGTCAGCGGCGAGACCTTTGGCCAGCAGGCGTTCAGTGAACCGGTCAAGGCGATGATCAACTTCAACCTCACCGAACAGTACGACACGTTCGTGAGCGCCGTGGCCGCCGCCCGCAAGATCCCCGCACCCGAGGTGCGCCGGCTCATCGACACCAACCGGCCCACCGCCGAATGGGCGCTTGCCAACAAACTCATCGACGGCATCGCCTACTGGGATGAGGTGGAAGCGGACCTCAAAAAGCGGGTGGGCCTGGCCGCAGACAAGGAACTGGAGAAGGTGAGCGCCTCCGAGTACGCACGGGTGAACCTGGAGGATCTGGACCTCAATCGGGGGCCGAACAAAATCGGCTACATCGTCGCGGAGGGGTTGGTGGTCTCAGGGGGCAGCGGCCTTGTCAATCCACTGTCCGGCGGACCGGTGCAGGGGTCCGAGCCGCTCATCAAGGCTCTGCGCGAAGCGGGACAGCGCGAGGAAATTAAGGCGGTGGTGATGCGGGTCAACTCCCCCGGCGGGGCGGGTCTGGGGTGCGATCTGGTGCGCCGGGAAGTCGAACGGTTGCGCGCCAAAAAGCCCGTCGTCGTCTCGATGGGCGATTCGGCCGCAAGCGGCGGTTATTGGATTGCGATGGACGCCAGTGCGATCGTCGCCCAGCCTTCCACCCAGACGGGATCGATCGGCATCTTCGCGGTGATCCCCAACGTCGAGCAACTGAACCGCGACCTCACCCTCACCCCGGAAGTCTTCAAGCGCGGGGCGCGCGCCGACGCTCTGGGCGGCAACCGGCCATTAAATCCGGAAGAGGCAAAGATCTTCGATCAAGAACTGCTCGCCAGCTACCGCCGCTTCGTAGCCCTCGCCGCCAAAGGCCGCAACACAACCGTCCCCCAGATGGAAGCAGTCGCCCAGGGCCGCACCTGGCTCGGGCGCAAAGCTCTCGAACTGGGGCTGGTGGACCGGTTGGGCGGCATCGATACGGCCATCGCCCTCGCGGCTGAAAAGGCGAAAGTGGCTCCCGACTCGGTCGCCCTTGAGCGACTCGAAGGCGAGCAGAGCACGCTCGCAAGCCTGCTCGGCGCCGAAGCCACCCGCACGGCGCTGCGCAGCCTGGGCATCGAGCAGACGGCAAGCCGCATAGCGCCGCCCTTCAGCCTCGATGTGCTCCTGAGCGAACACCTCTATCCGCTCGCATTGCCACAGCGCTTCGAGTGA